From the genome of Deferribacteraceae bacterium V6Fe1:
AGTATTTTGCTTTTATCCCTATTCCTATCAGTGATTTTATAAATTGCCTTACAAGCTAAATGGGAATGCTCACCGATAAAATCATACACAGTACTATACGACCAGTTGAACAACTTATTTGTAAAAAAAAGTACATCGGTAACATAGTAGCAGATATTATGTTTAGCAAAACCCTCGGCTAGAGCTTTAGCAGCAATTTTATGACCGTTACCTGCCGTTACATAAAATAACCCAATTGGTTTACTAGCAACCATAACCATTCTCCATAATTATTTAGTATTTACAATATGATTAGACGAACTGAATTTTAGTTCCAAGATTTTCCCATCAAAATAACTTTCTCTGTCATTATATTTGAATTTTGTAGGTGTACTTATTTGTAGCTCTTCAATATTTATTTTTTCTGACAGTATCTTTTTTATATCATTGTACACATTTACACTTGAAGCTTCATAATCGACTATTGGAATGGTAATTTTATCCCCTATTTTCTTAAATCCGATCTCTTTTACAATTGATATCACATATACGTTATTATTCTCAAATATCTTATGTGTATCCCACAATTTTATTACAATCCTTGGCAAAGATTTGTTATTATCAAACAAATATACAAATACATAATCTTGTGGCCTGTTATCATAAAAATCATAAAACACGGGGAGGTATTTAATATCATTTTTAAGATATGAATTTATTGTTTGCCCAATCTTTTTTGCGGATTTCCTCTCATATTCTCTAAAACCAGAGTTAATCAAAACATGCTCAAACAAATTTATATCGCCGATAAACACGGCCGAAACAGGCTTTTTATCTGTCCCAAAAATATCACTGGAAAAAAGCTTCAATTTTCCATTTTGAAAACTTTCTAATAAATTATTGCTCAAATGCTCATATTTTACGCCAATAATCTCAGTCTTTTCTTTTAATACCCCTTCTGTTTTAAAATATGAATAAGCAAAATTAACGGATATGGCTAATATTAAAATCAAAGAACACAGTATTGATTTTACACTATTCTCACTTTCACTCAATTCCCTAATTTGCAATTTTATATTATAATATTCATATGCAGTTATCACAACCGACAACCATAACATTCCTAAAACATACGCACCAACTACATCGCTAAACCAATGCACTCCTAAATAAATTCTACTTAGCCCAATAAATATAGCAAATGTTATTGCAAGAATCATATAAGTATTTCTTAAAAATTTCTTTTTAAAAAACTTAAATATAAGATATCCGGCAAAACCATATAAAATAAATGATGTAAATGCATGACCACTGGGGAATGATGGAGTTAGCTCGTTAAAAAAATGGTATATTGCATTAGGGCGCTCTCTATTAAAAGCATACTTAAGCGCACCCAAAAATAACAAACCACCGCTAAAATTTATTATGTAAAATATCAATTCTCTATTTTTTTTATTAAAAAACAGTATAATCAAACCGGTTATGAAAAAAATTATGACCGGGATTTGACTCCCTAATTCGGTAAAAAAGATAAAGACTATATTAACAAAAAACGAATGGAAACTTTGCAACATATAGAAAAGGTTTATATCAAAACTAACCAAAGGATCATTGAAAATAATATCTTCTACAATGCCAAAAAAGATATATGCAAATAACATTGCAAAAATAATTCCTGTAGTTAAAACCAATCCTGTTTCTCTCTTTGGGTTAAGTCTCTTTTTTATTATTTCAAACACCTGTGGAAATTTATTTTTTATAAGCTTGATAATAAAAGGTTCAATTTTTTCATCCTGAGTAGACAATATGAGTATTTTAATTAATTTACTTATAAATTTAAATAAAATTTTAGACACTTTAATGATAATATAAACTAACAAAATCAGGCTTATAAATAATAGACTGAGTTTCCCGAAAACTTCTTCCACATAATGCCAACTGGCACCAAATAAATAACCACCTCCTATATAAAGAATACCCCATAATATGCCACTTATGACTGCATAAAAATTAAACTTTATCTCTTCCATCTTCATGAGCCCGGCAAGAAATGGCACCACAGGCCTTACTGGACCTACAAATCGCCCAAAAAAAACACTTTTGCCTCCATGTTTTTGGAAAAAGACTTTACCTAATTCGATATACTTTTCTATTTTTTTATATATTTTGCTATTCTGTATTTTATTGCCGTAATATTTTGCCAAATAATAGCTGGCTACATCCGCAATAATAGCTCCAGCTACTGACACAGCAATTAAAATCCATACATTTAAAATCCCCTTAGACGCCAAAAAACCGGTAGTTACCGTAATTATTGCTCCTGGGATAATAATACCTATAAAAGCAAAAGATTCTGCAAACGACATTAAAAATGATATTACATAAATTAAAGCCTGATGGTTACTTATTGATATTATTGCATTCTTAACAAATTCTTCCATCTTCATTCCTCAAATTTATTGGTAACTTAATTATAAACTCTGTGTACGTTTCTCCATCACTTTCAACAGAGATTTTACCATTATGGATTTTAGCTATCTCTTTTACAATTGACAGACCTATGCCAAAGCTACCGTCAATGTTTGATCTTGATTTATTAATTTTAAAAAAACGATTAAAAATAAATGCTTTTTCTTCGGAATTTATACCTTTCCCTGTGTTATAAACTGATAATATTATTTCATTATTTTCTTTATAAAATTTAATTCTGACAACCCCCTTCGTATTGCAATACTTAACGGCATTGTCTAACAGATTCATAAACAATCTGTTTAGCAACTCTTTATTCCCTCTGATTTTTATGTTGTTTTCTATTTCTTTTTTCAAGAGAATATTTTTATTCTCTATGTTTATCTCACAAATTTCTAATAACTCTTTTATCAGTTGACTTAAATTTAATTCTCTAAAGTCTATAGAATTTATGTTAGATTCTAACGATAGGAGCATAAGTAAATTTTTGATTAATAACGAAAGCCTTTGAATTGTTTTGTAGAGCTGAGCTATATCTTCTTTATCTTTCTCTTTCAGCTCGGTATTCTGAATTAATTTTTCCAAAGATAACAGTATTATAGTAAAAGGTGTTTTTAATTCATGTGAAATATCTGAAATAAAATCTTTTTGTAACTTAAACTGCCTGTCTAATCTTTGAAGCATTTCATTCAATGAACTTATTAATAAACAGATTTCATCATTTTCTTTAGGTGTTGGTATTTTGATTGATAAGTTCGAAGTGTTAACTTCCGATATGTTTTTGATAACATTTTGAAACGGTAAAATGATTTTATTTAATAACCAATTAGTAAGTAGCAATAATATTACCATACTCGATATAAATATCAAAAATAATATTTTGCTTAACTGTACAATCTGTTCATCTATATTTTCTATAGATTTTGCTATTAATAAAGTATAGTTATTTTTGAGTTTGTACAATTTTACTCTTAAAAGCACCTCGTTCCATTCATCCTGTCCTAAATCTATAATTTCTTTTGAGATTTTTGTTCTGTAGTTATAGGTATCTTTTTTGTTATAAATAGGGACAAAAACTTTTTGAGAAATTTTATTAGCAAAGATAATATTATTTTTATCTGATATAATCTTAATCAGATATTTTTCGTTATTGATATCTTCAATTTTATTTAAGTATATTTTATTCTTAACTTTATTAGCAATAATATCTAATTCATAACTAATTGAGTTGTAAATTATATTTGTCATATAAAAAAAAATTGTCAAAGAAAATAATAGTATTAATAGAGATAAAGATAAAAAAATTAAAATACGTATTCTGTTTTTTATGCTCATTTCAACCTTTTAAAATATATCCTATACCCCTCGCTGTCAGGATAATTTCGTGTGCATCATCACCAATCTTTTTTCTTAAATTTTTAATATGAACATCTAAAAAATTTGACATACTAAAAGGGTCAAACTCGTCACCCCAAACATGTTCAATAATTGTAAATTTTGAAACAACTTTATTTTTATTCAAACCTAAGTATTCAATTATATCGTATTCTTTCGTTGTAAGTTGTATTTCACTATCGCCAAGAAAAACTTTTCTAATATTCATATCTATTTTTAAATTGCCTATAGATATAACTTGTTCATATTGAGAAAAAGTTCTTCTTAGAATTGCTTTAACTCTGGCAATTAATTCTGCCATTGAAAAAGGTTTTGATAAATAGTCATCAGCTCCGCTATTTAAGCCTTTTACCCTATCATCAATTTCACCTTTTGCAGATATCATCAATACCGGAGTTAATATTTTATTATCTCTGATATTTTTTAAAATTTCGTATCCATTCATTCCAGGCAGCATAATATCAAGTATAATTAAGTCATATTGCAAAGATAATATTCTTTCCAATCCATTTGCGCCATCAAAACAGGTATCAACCGAATAATGTTCATCTTCCAAAATGTTTGCAATTTGTTTATTTAACTGTCTTTCATCTTCAATAACAAGTAATTTAGGCATTTTATCCTTTATAATTTATAAATGGAATTCTTCTAAGTAATTTATCAGCAATTTTATTTAAAAGAATGTTTAATTTCTCTAATTTAGATTGTAAGGTATATATTATCAATACAGAAATTATCGATACAAAAAATGAACCTAAAATATCTAAAGGGAAATGAACTCCCACATAAATTCTGCTAAAACCAATAATTACCGCCAATATAAAAAGCAAAAATCCTATAGACTTTTTTCCAAATATAATCGTTGAAATAGATATGGAAAATACAAGCGTGGCATGATCGCTCGGGAAAGATGTTTCAATGGTGTGATTTATTAGTGTATGTCCTAATCCAAGCTCAAAAGGTCTTGGATGATAATAAAAAATTGTGATTATAAGATTTAATAACAACCCCAACAATGATGAATAAAATACATACAGAGCTTTATCTCTATTATAAAATAAATATAAAATGATTAGTATGATTGCGTATAAGTATGGTGAATATTTTGTAATAAGCACAAAAACATGATCTAATATAGCACTCCCATTTAATCCATTAATTAGCAAGAATAATTCAATATTATACTTTTCCATGTTTGTTATTTATCACATCATTTATGAAGAAATTATGAAGCTTGTAATTATTTACACCTATACAATACGGACAATTTAAAAGTGAAATAATCCACTAAAAATAAAAAGAATCTTAAAATATTTACCCCATATGTATAATAAATTCAGCTAAAAAACAAAATGCCATTATTGAAATAGACATAGATGCACCAATGATATTTGAATGATACTGCTGATTAAGTAAAACAAAAATTACTATCACACAAAGAAAAAAGCCTATAACTGGAATAGTCTTATTGCTGTTTAATTGCTGGTGCAATCTAAATCCCGTAAAATTTACAGTAGCAAATATAAGCAAAAAACCAACACTACCAGCTGTTGAAATGCTCTCTAAATCAAGAATATTCACCAATATAAAAGTTACATCTGCTGTGATCATTAATCCTGTAGGCTTATCCCAAAGTCGAGCAAGAAAATGATGTGGGAGCTCATCATCTTCGGCTATTTCGAAATTTACTCTGCTAGCGCCTAGTAAAGATGCATTTATAGCTGAAAATGTTGAAATCAATGCAGTAATAGTAATGGCTGTAAAACCAATTTTACCCAACATAGGTTTGGTTGCTTCAGCCAAGACATAATCCCCCGAGCTAATGCTATTTTTGAAAGTGGTAGCGAACCTACGGTGACTAATGGTATAGCTATATAAAGCAATATGGCGAAACTTACTGAAACATAATATGCCATGGGAATATTTTTCTCGGGGTTAATACTATCAGGAGCTGCATTGGCTATCAGTTCAAACCCCCCATATGCCACAAAAATAACCATTCCTCTTGTAAATAGCTTTAAGGGTGATTCCCATTTGTACAGGTATAATTGATCACTATGTAAGAGCTTCCAATCAAACCATAGAAGCCAATAAAAATAAACACAGTTAAAATAATCAATTTGATAATTACAGCATATGCTTCTATTTACCTACCACAGTAATACTAAAATAGTTTATAAATGTAGCTAAAATGATTACAAAACTGGCATAAATATGAAAATCAACTGGTCTGCAATTTGTAATACTAATTAAATTGAGTGTATAAAAACCAAATGCCGAAGCATAAAGTGAAAGCACTATTATATAGCTTACTCACAGCTGATTACTAATAGCTCCACTAAATGCTGTTTTGTCAAAAGCTTAATTATAAACTTTACTGTACCTCCTCTATCGGGATATCTTGTGGAAAGTTTTGAATAGCTGTAAGAAGTTATTAACGCTAAAATACCTGCAAATAAAAAAAACAATTGGTGTTCCCCCTTTTGCTAAGGAAACAGCCAGTCCAAGTACCGCAAAAATCCCACCACCAACCATCCCCCCAATACCTATAGAAACTGCCTCTTTTAACCCTATTCTTTTATCCATTTTTCCATTTTATGTTTATCTAAATTACATATACAATTGCATATTCTACTTGTCCAAATTTGTTGTCAAACATAGTGTTAACTCAACAAATGAAAATTACATTCCATTTTTAAAAAATTATATTACAATAAGCCCATGAAATTTTCAGATAATGTTTACACTCAAATTAAGGCTCTTATTGATAAAACTGTCACTGAAAATCTTATAGCCAAAAATGTGCTTGATAATTTTATCAGAGAAAAACGTTTTAACTCAACAATCCGAAATGAAGCAACAGATTACTTTTTCAAGGCTCTTAGGTATTACGGATTGTTTTCAAACGGTCATGATATCGAAAATGATGAAAATGTTGCAGAAATTATTGCTAATACAGAATACGATGAACATTTCCCTTCAAAGATAATCGGTGTAAACAAATTCGTTTCAAAAAAAATCTTTGAAAATCTTGACAAAGATACCTTTTTATCTTTTTTGCAGAGAGCACCTTTGACTGTCAGGGTCAACTCATTGAAAACTACGAGGGAATTTTTAAAAGAAAAATATCCGTTTTTTGAAAATACCGAGATATCCCCTTTCGGGTTATATACTCTCAAACACATTAATCTTAGGCAACTTGACGAATTTAAAAAGGGCTATTTTGAAATACAGGATGAAGCAAGTCAATTGATATATTTTCTTGTTAATCCGAAGTATTCCGAAAAGATTCTGGACATGTGTGCCGGCACGGGCGGAAAAACACTATCACTTTTGTCAACAGGCCTAAATCCTGACATTTATGCGTATGACATCAGCTTTAACAGATTGAAGATATTAGAAAAAAGGGTCAGACTTAATAAATTTAACGTGAAACTTCTCAAAAAGCTTTCAGGCCGCTACAACAAGATTCTTATCGATGCACCTTGCTCAGGCTCAGGCTCAATAAGACGCGATGTGGATGTGCTTTTAAGGCTTAATGAAGAAAAGCTAAATAATCTCATTGACACTCAACGTAAAATCTTTGACAAGGCTTACCAATTGGCTGAAAAGGGCGGATATATAATTTATGTGACCTGTAGCTTTTTCAAAGAGGAAAATGAGGAGCAAGTGGAATATTTCTTAAATCATTATAAAATCAAATTGGTAGACGTAAACACCCTCTTTGACAGCCATATAAATAAGTCATTAAAAACTACAACTTTCTATAAAACAAACCCTTTACTATCAAATATGGATGGTTTTTTCGGAGCGGTTTTCAAAATTTTGTAAAGCAGGTAATATTTACAAAGCTCTCATTCTTTATAAATTTTTCCATCTGAAAGCTTCCAAAAAATTGAACAAATGCAAATCCGCTGGAATTAACCGCCCAAATAATGTCTTGGTACATAAACGGTGTAAGTTTTTGATTAAATTTATGGATAATTCCCCCATTTTTATCTTTTATCTCACCGATAAAGTCCAATGATGACGGATTTTCGTAAACATACCCCCTTTTAAAAGAGTAATTATCCGTATTAATTTCGGGAAGCTCTTTCAAAGAATGTGCAAATATTCGGTCATAGTTGATAATTTGCATCAAAAATCTCCCTTTTGGCCTCAATAGTGAATGCACTTTTTTTAAAAACTCCAAAAAATCTCTTCTGGAAGGTAAGTGACACACGGTATTGCCAATGCTGAAAATAAAATCAAATGAATTTTCCTTAAAAGGGAGATTATTCATATCCCCTATTAGCAAAGGATAGTTATATTTTGAAAATTCTTCCGTATACTCTACCCCTAAGGCATCAAAACCTTCATCTATAAATGCCTTGACATAACTACCTGTAGCAGAGCCAATATCCAAAATTTTATCGTTTTCATTAGCCATCAGCTTTAATAGATTAAATGTATCCTGACTAAATGGAAAAATCTCATCATAAATGGCTGCCATATTTTTGTATGTATCCATCAGTTAACCTGCCTTTTTAATTTGTATAATTATTGAATATTTTTCATAACTGCATAATATATCTCAGCTGCTTTAACAACCTCGCTAAAATCAACAAATTCATCACATGTATGAGCTACCGATAAATCCCCCGGTCCTAAAATAATAGGCTTTATACCTGACTGCCACAAAATCGGAGCATCTGAGTCACTTTTGAAAAAAGCCAATGCAAACTCCTGATTTTTTTCCGCGTATATATTTTTTAATACCTTTGGCAAGTATGCCTTATCGGACAATTCATAGCCGTGGTGAATCGTTTTTAGCGAAAATTTTATTTCATTCTCATTAAATGCACTGTAAATCAGCTCTTCAATCTCAAAGGTTAATGCACCGATTGAATATTTTGAAGGCAGATGCAGGTCTAAAAAAGACTCACACCTTCCGGGGCTTGCAAACCCTGCCTGTGAGCTGTTAAAATCTCTAATATTGTAGAAGATATCCTCTTTTTTATCAACATGGTCTATAATAAGATTTATACAATCCATCATCAGCTTAACGGCATTCTTCTCAGGTTTTGATAAGGAAGCGTGTAATTTTTGCCCATAAGCTACCAATGAAATCTCCACATATCCGTAGTGCCCAAAACACGGCTTCAAGTTTGTAGGCTCACCGATTAACGCCCAGTCAAATGAATATTCCCTTGTCAACTCAAAAGCTCCATCCCCTGACTCCTCTTCACCTACGACAAGTGCAAGAGCACAAGGGAAGTCTTTCTTCTCATTCTCTTTATAACTCAAAAATGCTTCTATCATTGCAGCACAGCCACTTTTCATATCAGCTGAGCCAAGCCCCAATATTTTATCATCTAAAATACTCGCCTCATAATTCTCGTAATCAAATGCAGGCACCGTATCAATATGCCCTACAAATACAATATCCGCCTCCCCATTTTCCGGCAAAACCAATATATTCCCTCTACCTTCCTCAACCTCTTGGTATTCATAGCCAATCTCATTCTTTTTTAAGAAATCTTTCAAAAAAAGGATTACATCCTCCTCTTTCCCGGAAGGACTGTAAATATTAATCATTTCCACTAAAAGCTCTTTCAATCTTTTTTCATTTATCTTCATCTTCTTCCCCTTTGTCTAAATACAGCGTAAGGTAAATTTGCTCTTTCGGCTCACAGAAACCCTTTCTCCTAAAAAAGCTCAAAGCTCTGTGATTGCTCTTTTCCACGTCAACAAATAAGTTTTTAATCCCTTTATCTTTCATGTATGTCTTAAATTCGTCAAAAAGCTGCGAAGCAACCCCTTTGGCTTCATAATCGCTGTCAACACAAAGCCAGACAAGATACCCATATCTCACACGGGCTTTGTTAACCACATAAGACAATATAAACCCCACAATCTTCCCTTCGCATTCCGCCACAAAACAACTCTCTCTGTTGTTTACAAAAAACTCAGCCACTTCACTTTCATCCCAAATTCTGTAAAGATTAGGATACTGCTGTAAAGTAAATACCTTTTCCCCAAGGCTATATATTTCTGCCAAGTCTTTTAACCTAATCCCTCTGAAAATTATTTCAGCCATACTTATACCCTATTCACATATTTAATTATCATAAGTTTCAATTTAGTATAAACACAATCTTTTTTCTACAACAAAAATTTGCTCCTTGCCAAACTCTTTTGCTTTACTCACATTTTATATTACAGAGAATCTTTGAAATTATCAAAAATATGTAATATAATTTTTCTATGAACAAGTTTACGCTGAATAATACAATTGAAGAGATTGTTTCAGAAAAGAAAGAGGCGGTAAAATATCTAATGGAAAAAGGGATTAGATGCATCAGGTGCGGTGAGCCTATTTGGGACAAACTTAAAGTTGTCTTAACGGAAAAAGGATTCACCGAGGTTGAACAACAAAAAATTTTAGACGAAATCAATAATCTCTGAGGCTTAGTTGGAAACATTTATATCCCTTATTTTAGATTCAGGCAAATCCGCTGTAAACCTTGCACTTTATATCCTTTTGCCAATCATGGTCATAATGATGGCGATTATGCATACCTTTGAAGAGAAAGGTTTTTTGAGAAAAATTGCATTTATCTTTTCCCCATTTTTATCAATTTTTGGCATACCTGGCATAGGAGCTTTTGCAATCATACAAATTCTTCTTATCAGTTTTGCCGCACCAATAGCAACATTTAAGATAATGCAGGACAACAGCAGTTACACCGAAAGGGAGGTAGCTGCCACATTTGCGGCAACCATTGTAATGTCTCAGGCAAATGCTACCATGCCCCTCATCGCAGTTGGGCTAAATTTACCAGTCACAATAATCTCATCCCTTATAGGAGGGGTCACGGCTTCTCTCATAGTTGGATTATTTGTTAAAAAAACCGCTCATAAACACCATACGGACAATTTCGTCCCTTCTTCAAAAAGGATTTTATCACTTTTGTTTGAAGGTGGAGAAAAAGGTATATTAGTTGTTTACAAGTCGTTGCCGGCACTAACAATTGCTATATTTTTTGTAAATATTTTAAAAAAACTTAATGTCCTGACTCTGATAGAGCAGATTGCAGCCCCTTTATTTAATATCGCAGGAATTTCTTCAGTTTCCGTTATCCCTATTATCACAAAATTTTTGGCTGGCGGCACGGCAATGATGGCTGTCGTAATAGATATGATTGAAAAAGGATTAATGACACAGAAAGACTTGAATATGTTGGCAGGTTTTATGATAAACCCCATCGACCCGGTAGGTATAATGGTGTTTTTATCGGTCGGGCTCAAGTTTCAAAAAGTCTTCAAGCCGGTATTGATAGCCTCCATATTCGGAATGCTAATAAGAGGCATAATACATTTTATATACTTTTACTGAATACATCTCTTAAATATTAAATTGCTTCTCTATCATTATATTTAAGATTGTCCTGTCGGTATCAATCATCCCTTCCGTGCTTATCTTCCCCATGTTTTTCATGGTATCTTCCGCTGTGCCACCGATAATCCCATCTGATGATTGTGCAATAATCCCTTGCAATGACAAAAGTGCTGACCTTACCGCAGAGCCTCCCGCCGTAGCAAGCTTCAGCGAACACCCCGCTTTTGCACCGTCACAAATTACACCTGCCAAATCTTGAACAACATTTTTTATGGCTCCTCCAATATGCTTTT
Proteins encoded in this window:
- a CDS encoding phosphatase PAP2 family protein, with translation MEEFVKNAIISISNHQALIYVISFLMSFAESFAFIGIIIPGAIITVTTGFLASKGILNVWILIAVSVAGAIIADVASYYLAKYYGNKIQNSKIYKKIEKYIELGKVFFQKHGGKSVFFGRFVGPVRPVVPFLAGLMKMEEIKFNFYAVISGILWGILYIGGGYLFGASWHYVEEVFGKLSLLFISLILLVYIIIKVSKILFKFISKLIKILILSTQDEKIEPFIIKLIKNKFPQVFEIIKKRLNPKRETGLVLTTGIIFAMLFAYIFFGIVEDIIFNDPLVSFDINLFYMLQSFHSFFVNIVFIFFTELGSQIPVIIFFITGLIILFFNKKNRELIFYIINFSGGLLFLGALKYAFNRERPNAIYHFFNELTPSFPSGHAFTSFILYGFAGYLIFKFFKKKFLRNTYMILAITFAIFIGLSRIYLGVHWFSDVVGAYVLGMLWLSVVITAYEYYNIKLQIRELSESENSVKSILCSLILILAISVNFAYSYFKTEGVLKEKTEIIGVKYEHLSNNLLESFQNGKLKLFSSDIFGTDKKPVSAVFIGDINLFEHVLINSGFREYERKSAKKIGQTINSYLKNDIKYLPVFYDFYDNRPQDYVFVYLFDNNKSLPRIVIKLWDTHKIFENNNVYVISIVKEIGFKKIGDKITIPIVDYEASSVNVYNDIKKILSEKINIEELQISTPTKFKYNDRESYFDGKILELKFSSSNHIVNTK
- a CDS encoding HAMP domain-containing histidine kinase; the protein is MTNIIYNSISYELDIIANKVKNKIYLNKIEDINNEKYLIKIISDKNNIIFANKISQKVFVPIYNKKDTYNYRTKISKEIIDLGQDEWNEVLLRVKLYKLKNNYTLLIAKSIENIDEQIVQLSKILFLIFISSMVILLLLTNWLLNKIILPFQNVIKNISEVNTSNLSIKIPTPKENDEICLLISSLNEMLQRLDRQFKLQKDFISDISHELKTPFTIILLSLEKLIQNTELKEKDKEDIAQLYKTIQRLSLLIKNLLMLLSLESNINSIDFRELNLSQLIKELLEICEINIENKNILLKKEIENNIKIRGNKELLNRLFMNLLDNAVKYCNTKGVVRIKFYKENNEIILSVYNTGKGINSEEKAFIFNRFFKINKSRSNIDGSFGIGLSIVKEIAKIHNGKISVESDGETYTEFIIKLPINLRNEDGRIC
- a CDS encoding response regulator transcription factor, yielding MPKLLVIEDERQLNKQIANILEDEHYSVDTCFDGANGLERILSLQYDLIILDIMLPGMNGYEILKNIRDNKILTPVLMISAKGEIDDRVKGLNSGADDYLSKPFSMAELIARVKAILRRTFSQYEQVISIGNLKIDMNIRKVFLGDSEIQLTTKEYDIIEYLGLNKNKVVSKFTIIEHVWGDEFDPFSMSNFLDVHIKNLRKKIGDDAHEIILTARGIGYILKG
- a CDS encoding undecaprenyl-diphosphatase, producing MEKYNIELFLLINGLNGSAILDHVFVLITKYSPYLYAIILIILYLFYNRDKALYVFYSSLLGLLLNLIITIFYYHPRPFELGLGHTLINHTIETSFPSDHATLVFSISISTIIFGKKSIGFLLFILAVIIGFSRIYVGVHFPLDILGSFFVSIISVLIIYTLQSKLEKLNILLNKIADKLLRRIPFINYKG
- a CDS encoding RsmB/NOP family class I SAM-dependent RNA methyltransferase encodes the protein MKFSDNVYTQIKALIDKTVTENLIAKNVLDNFIREKRFNSTIRNEATDYFFKALRYYGLFSNGHDIENDENVAEIIANTEYDEHFPSKIIGVNKFVSKKIFENLDKDTFLSFLQRAPLTVRVNSLKTTREFLKEKYPFFENTEISPFGLYTLKHINLRQLDEFKKGYFEIQDEASQLIYFLVNPKYSEKILDMCAGTGGKTLSLLSTGLNPDIYAYDISFNRLKILEKRVRLNKFNVKLLKKLSGRYNKILIDAPCSGSGSIRRDVDVLLRLNEEKLNNLIDTQRKIFDKAYQLAEKGGYIIYVTCSFFKEENEEQVEYFLNHYKIKLVDVNTLFDSHINKSLKTTTFYKTNPLLSNMDGFFGAVFKIL
- a CDS encoding class I SAM-dependent methyltransferase — encoded protein: MDTYKNMAAIYDEIFPFSQDTFNLLKLMANENDKILDIGSATGSYVKAFIDEGFDALGVEYTEEFSKYNYPLLIGDMNNLPFKENSFDFIFSIGNTVCHLPSRRDFLEFLKKVHSLLRPKGRFLMQIINYDRIFAHSLKELPEINTDNYSFKRGYVYENPSSLDFIGEIKDKNGGIIHKFNQKLTPFMYQDIIWAVNSSGFAFVQFFGSFQMEKFIKNESFVNITCFTKF
- a CDS encoding M20/M25/M40 family metallo-hydrolase, coding for MKINEKRLKELLVEMINIYSPSGKEEDVILFLKDFLKKNEIGYEYQEVEEGRGNILVLPENGEADIVFVGHIDTVPAFDYENYEASILDDKILGLGSADMKSGCAAMIEAFLSYKENEKKDFPCALALVVGEEESGDGAFELTREYSFDWALIGEPTNLKPCFGHYGYVEISLVAYGQKLHASLSKPEKNAVKLMMDCINLIIDHVDKKEDIFYNIRDFNSSQAGFASPGRCESFLDLHLPSKYSIGALTFEIEELIYSAFNENEIKFSLKTIHHGYELSDKAYLPKVLKNIYAEKNQEFALAFFKSDSDAPILWQSGIKPIILGPGDLSVAHTCDEFVDFSEVVKAAEIYYAVMKNIQ
- a CDS encoding GNAT family N-acetyltransferase, which gives rise to MAEIIFRGIRLKDLAEIYSLGEKVFTLQQYPNLYRIWDESEVAEFFVNNRESCFVAECEGKIVGFILSYVVNKARVRYGYLVWLCVDSDYEAKGVASQLFDEFKTYMKDKGIKNLFVDVEKSNHRALSFFRRKGFCEPKEQIYLTLYLDKGEEDEDK
- a CDS encoding DUF1858 domain-containing protein, translated to MNKFTLNNTIEEIVSEKKEAVKYLMEKGIRCIRCGEPIWDKLKVVLTEKGFTEVEQQKILDEINNL
- a CDS encoding nucleoside recognition domain-containing protein encodes the protein METFISLILDSGKSAVNLALYILLPIMVIMMAIMHTFEEKGFLRKIAFIFSPFLSIFGIPGIGAFAIIQILLISFAAPIATFKIMQDNSSYTEREVAATFAATIVMSQANATMPLIAVGLNLPVTIISSLIGGVTASLIVGLFVKKTAHKHHTDNFVPSSKRILSLLFEGGEKGILVVYKSLPALTIAIFFVNILKKLNVLTLIEQIAAPLFNIAGISSVSVIPIITKFLAGGTAMMAVVIDMIEKGLMTQKDLNMLAGFMINPIDPVGIMVFLSVGLKFQKVFKPVLIASIFGMLIRGIIHFIYFY